The following proteins come from a genomic window of Microbacterium lemovicicum:
- a CDS encoding LacI family DNA-binding transcriptional regulator, translating into MTARVTLREIAAETGVSLTTVSKVLNGGSDVSSATRGAIEEQLRLRGYRRRGGAGRREYIEVVLPRLHGEEMLELVDGILAVATAEGMAVSLALSGDARSAATEWTDAAVRRRPAGVIVLASGLPPGARENLDRAGVPVVLVDPAGDPQVGVAAVGAAHWTGGLAATRHLLDLGHRRIAAIMGPSSDMSSVARMDGCRAALSGADLEVAPAWARFAPSDADGGEACARELLGAASQPSAIVAGSDAQAVGVIRAARGLGLSVPAALSVVGVGGLATAELSTPRLTTVRLPLREIAETAARAVLRPDEDGAAAPRRVELATTLVVGGSTAPPAGDADAARPRA; encoded by the coding sequence GTGACGGCCCGCGTGACGCTCCGGGAGATCGCCGCCGAGACGGGTGTCTCGCTGACGACGGTCTCGAAGGTGCTGAACGGCGGGTCGGACGTCTCATCGGCCACGCGCGGGGCGATCGAGGAGCAGCTGCGCCTGCGGGGGTACCGCCGCCGCGGCGGCGCCGGGCGCCGCGAGTACATCGAGGTGGTGCTGCCGCGCCTGCACGGCGAGGAGATGCTCGAGCTCGTCGACGGGATCCTCGCCGTCGCCACCGCCGAGGGCATGGCCGTGTCGCTGGCGCTGTCGGGAGATGCGCGGTCCGCGGCGACGGAGTGGACGGATGCCGCGGTGCGCCGCCGACCGGCGGGCGTGATCGTGCTCGCCTCGGGCCTGCCGCCCGGCGCCCGGGAGAACCTCGACCGCGCCGGCGTGCCCGTCGTGCTCGTGGACCCGGCCGGGGATCCGCAGGTCGGCGTGGCAGCCGTGGGGGCGGCCCACTGGACCGGGGGCCTCGCTGCGACCCGCCACCTCCTCGACCTGGGCCACCGCCGCATCGCGGCGATCATGGGCCCGTCGAGCGACATGTCGTCCGTCGCGCGCATGGACGGCTGCCGCGCCGCGCTGTCGGGGGCCGACCTCGAGGTCGCGCCGGCCTGGGCGCGCTTCGCCCCCTCCGACGCCGACGGCGGGGAGGCATGCGCCCGCGAGCTGCTCGGCGCCGCATCGCAGCCGTCGGCGATCGTGGCGGGCAGCGATGCTCAGGCCGTGGGGGTGATCCGGGCCGCGCGCGGCCTCGGTCTGTCCGTTCCGGCCGCGCTGTCCGTCGTCGGTGTCGGGGGTCTGGCGACGGCCGAGCTGTCCACGCCGCGGCTGACCACGGTGAGACTGCCGCTCCGCGAGATCGCGGAGACGGCCGCACGCGCCGTGCTGCGACCGGACGAGGACGGTGCGGCTGCGCCGCGACGGGTGGAGCTGGCCACCACGCTCGTCGTCGGCGGATCGACGGCGCCACCGGCCGGGGACGCTGACGCGGCGCGCCCGCGGGCGTGA
- a CDS encoding glycoside hydrolase family 5 protein: MSELPILRVDGTRIVSGTEPVRLRGFGLGGWMNMENFITGYAGSESQQRRALRRAMGEEAYEAFFERFLHDFFTDSDAAFLQSLGVNSLRVPFSYRHFEDDAEPLVLRDEGFRLLDRVVEACARHGIYTILDLHAVPGAQNQHWHSDNPTQWAGFWAQEQFQHRVVALWEHIADHYRGNPWVAGYNPVNEPADVEGSTIGPFYRRLEAAIRRVDPDHILFLDGNRYSTQFDQLGDPLPNTVYTAHDYALPGFVDGGPYPGVSRGQFVDRDAVERTFLQRTEFMRRTGTPIWVGEFGPVYTGDPDRDAERSQLLQDQLDIYDRYDASWALWTYKDIGLQGVVTADPQGDYLRLIAPVREKKARLGVDSWGSTDAGVRSILDPIEKLFAEEFPDFQPYPWGARRWIHGHVRHVMLAEAMVDDHARLFAGVAPSAAAELAGDFAFERCVVRQPLADLLRGSLRN, from the coding sequence GTGTCTGAGCTGCCGATCCTGCGCGTCGACGGGACGCGCATCGTCTCGGGCACGGAGCCCGTGCGCCTCCGCGGCTTCGGACTCGGCGGCTGGATGAACATGGAGAACTTCATCACCGGCTACGCCGGCTCGGAGTCGCAGCAGCGGAGGGCGCTGCGCCGGGCGATGGGCGAGGAGGCGTACGAGGCGTTCTTCGAGCGCTTCCTGCACGACTTCTTCACCGATTCGGATGCTGCGTTCCTGCAGTCGCTGGGAGTGAACTCCCTCCGCGTGCCGTTCAGCTACCGGCACTTCGAAGACGACGCGGAGCCCCTCGTCCTGCGCGACGAAGGATTCCGCCTGCTGGATCGGGTCGTCGAGGCGTGTGCGCGCCACGGCATCTACACGATCCTCGACCTCCACGCGGTGCCGGGCGCCCAGAACCAGCACTGGCACAGCGACAACCCCACGCAGTGGGCGGGCTTCTGGGCGCAGGAGCAGTTCCAGCACCGGGTGGTCGCCCTGTGGGAGCACATCGCCGACCACTACCGCGGCAACCCCTGGGTCGCCGGCTACAACCCCGTCAACGAGCCGGCCGACGTCGAGGGGTCCACCATCGGCCCGTTCTACCGGCGGCTGGAGGCCGCGATCCGGCGGGTCGATCCCGATCACATCCTCTTCCTCGACGGCAACCGGTACTCCACGCAGTTCGACCAGCTCGGCGATCCGCTGCCCAACACGGTCTACACGGCGCACGACTACGCGCTTCCCGGCTTCGTCGACGGCGGCCCGTATCCGGGCGTCTCGCGAGGGCAGTTCGTCGACCGCGACGCCGTCGAGCGGACCTTCCTGCAGCGCACCGAGTTCATGCGCCGGACGGGCACCCCCATCTGGGTCGGCGAGTTCGGACCGGTCTACACGGGTGACCCGGACCGCGATGCCGAGCGCTCGCAGCTGCTGCAGGATCAGCTCGACATCTACGACCGGTACGACGCGAGCTGGGCGCTCTGGACGTACAAGGACATCGGCCTGCAGGGCGTCGTGACCGCCGACCCGCAGGGCGACTACCTGCGCCTGATCGCCCCCGTGCGCGAGAAGAAGGCCCGTCTGGGAGTCGACTCCTGGGGCTCGACCGATGCGGGGGTGCGCAGCATCCTGGACCCGATCGAGAAGCTGTTCGCGGAGGAGTTCCCCGACTTCCAGCCCTACCCGTGGGGCGCCCGACGGTGGATCCACGGCCACGTGCGGCACGTGATGCTGGCCGAGGCGATGGTCGACGACCACGCGCGGCTCTTCGCGGGCGTCGCGCCGTCCGCGGCCGCGGAGCTGGCCGGGGACTTCGCCTTCGAGCGCTGCGTCGTGCGTCAGCCGCTCGCGGATCTGCTCCGGGGCTCGCTCCGGAACTGA
- a CDS encoding alpha-N-arabinofuranosidase, giving the protein MLHSRLTIDPAAAIGPIDRRLFGSFVEHLGRCVYDGIYEPTHATADEEGFRTDVMDLVRELGVSTIRYPGGNFVSGYRWEDGVGPREDRPRRLDLAWHSTETNEIGLDEFASWLEKVGSELMYAVNLGTRGIQDALDVLEYANLRTDTAFARQRVANGRPEPHDIRMWCLGNEMDGPWQLGYSTAEEYARIAGQTARAMRQIDPDLELVVCGSSGAQMPTFGEWERVVLERTYDEVDYISCHAYYEPIDGDLGSFLASAVNMDGFIESVVSTADHVKALRRSDKTIKISFDEWNVWYQSRYNDVDKITDVDTWPVAPRLLEDSYSVMDAVVVGSLLISLLRHADRVTSASLAQLVNVIAPIMTEPGGPSWRQTTFFPFSLTSRLARGQALRVTLDSPTYDTAVFGAVPVVDAVATHDEATGDVSVFLVNRSLTEEVELSVDISAFGAIDAVSGTTLADPDVHAANTLAEPERVAPAENTSVRREGSTVTITLPPVSWSAVTLGAAQGGGEGSGV; this is encoded by the coding sequence ATGCTCCACTCCCGCCTGACGATCGACCCGGCCGCGGCCATCGGACCGATCGACCGCCGCCTCTTCGGCTCCTTCGTCGAGCACCTCGGCCGATGCGTGTACGACGGCATCTACGAGCCGACGCACGCGACCGCCGACGAGGAGGGCTTCCGGACCGACGTCATGGACCTCGTCCGCGAGCTCGGCGTCTCGACCATCCGGTATCCCGGCGGCAACTTCGTCTCCGGGTACCGCTGGGAGGACGGCGTCGGACCGCGGGAGGACCGCCCGCGACGGCTCGACCTCGCCTGGCACTCGACGGAGACGAACGAGATCGGCCTCGACGAGTTCGCCTCGTGGCTGGAGAAGGTCGGCAGCGAGCTCATGTACGCCGTGAACCTCGGCACCCGCGGCATCCAGGACGCCCTCGACGTGCTCGAGTACGCGAACCTCCGCACCGACACGGCGTTCGCCCGGCAGCGGGTCGCCAACGGCCGACCCGAACCCCACGACATCCGCATGTGGTGCCTGGGCAACGAGATGGACGGACCGTGGCAGCTGGGCTACAGCACCGCGGAGGAGTACGCCCGCATCGCGGGCCAGACGGCACGCGCGATGCGTCAGATCGACCCCGACCTCGAGCTCGTGGTCTGCGGCAGCTCCGGTGCGCAGATGCCGACGTTCGGCGAGTGGGAGCGCGTCGTGCTCGAGCGCACCTACGACGAGGTCGACTACATCTCGTGCCACGCGTACTACGAGCCGATCGACGGCGACCTCGGCAGCTTCCTGGCCTCCGCGGTGAACATGGACGGCTTCATCGAGTCGGTGGTCTCCACCGCCGATCACGTCAAGGCGCTCCGCCGCAGCGACAAGACGATCAAGATCTCGTTCGACGAGTGGAACGTCTGGTACCAGTCGCGCTACAACGACGTCGACAAGATCACCGACGTCGACACCTGGCCCGTGGCGCCCCGCCTGCTCGAGGACTCCTACTCGGTGATGGATGCGGTGGTCGTGGGCAGCCTGCTGATCTCGCTCCTGCGTCACGCCGACCGGGTGACCTCGGCGAGCCTGGCTCAGCTGGTGAACGTGATCGCGCCGATCATGACCGAGCCGGGCGGCCCGAGCTGGCGCCAGACGACGTTCTTCCCGTTCTCGCTCACCTCGCGTCTGGCCCGCGGCCAGGCGCTGCGGGTGACGCTCGACAGCCCCACCTACGACACGGCGGTGTTCGGCGCCGTGCCCGTGGTGGACGCGGTGGCCACGCACGACGAGGCGACCGGCGACGTGTCGGTGTTCCTCGTCAACCGCAGCCTGACCGAGGAGGTCGAACTCAGCGTCGACATCTCGGCCTTCGGCGCGATCGACGCGGTGTCGGGCACGACGCTGGCAGACCCCGACGTGCACGCGGCCAACACGCTGGCCGAGCCGGAGCGCGTCGCGCCCGCCGAGAACACCTCGGTGCGGCGGGAGGGCTCCACGGTCACCATCACCCTGCCGCCGGTCTCGTGGAGCGCCGTCACACTGGGCGCCGCGCAGGGCGGAGGCGAGGGCTCGGGTGTCTGA
- a CDS encoding carbohydrate ABC transporter permease — translation MTASTLELRKPRQQRYIPLQVLLGFLLIYFLIPFWWVIVNSSKDAAGLFGGGSALWFTDNVDYWGNLVQLFSFQDGIYLRWLMNSALYAVVGGLGATVLAVAAGYGFAKYDFRGRRLGFAILLGSVMVPATALVIPTFIMFSQMGLTNTIWAVILPTLLNPFGVYLMHVYARDAVPEELLDAARVDGAGEFRIFVQVALPLLRPAIVTVVLLSVVASWNNYFLPLAMLSDNRLFPVTVGIGLWQGIASANNAGGTSLWSIIILGSLVSVIPLIIAFLTLQKYWQGGLAIGSLK, via the coding sequence ATGACCGCTTCGACCCTCGAGCTGCGAAAGCCGCGCCAGCAGCGCTACATCCCCCTCCAGGTCCTCCTCGGATTCCTGCTGATCTACTTCCTGATCCCCTTCTGGTGGGTCATCGTCAACAGCTCCAAGGATGCCGCGGGCCTCTTCGGCGGCGGAAGCGCCCTCTGGTTCACGGACAACGTCGACTACTGGGGCAACCTCGTCCAGCTGTTCTCGTTCCAGGACGGCATCTACCTCCGGTGGCTGATGAACTCCGCCCTCTACGCGGTCGTGGGAGGCCTCGGCGCGACGGTGCTGGCGGTCGCGGCCGGCTACGGGTTCGCGAAGTACGACTTCCGCGGGCGCCGGCTCGGATTCGCCATCCTGCTCGGCTCGGTCATGGTGCCGGCCACGGCGCTGGTGATCCCGACGTTCATCATGTTCTCCCAGATGGGTCTGACGAACACGATCTGGGCCGTCATCCTCCCGACGCTCCTCAACCCGTTCGGCGTGTACCTCATGCACGTGTATGCGCGCGACGCGGTGCCCGAGGAGCTGCTCGACGCCGCCCGCGTCGACGGGGCCGGTGAATTCCGCATCTTCGTCCAGGTGGCGCTGCCGCTCCTCCGCCCCGCCATCGTGACGGTGGTGCTGCTGTCGGTGGTCGCGTCGTGGAACAACTACTTCCTGCCGCTGGCGATGCTCTCGGACAACCGGCTCTTCCCGGTGACGGTCGGCATCGGCCTGTGGCAGGGCATCGCCTCGGCCAACAACGCCGGCGGCACATCGCTGTGGAGCATCATCATCCTCGGCTCGCTGGTGTCGGTGATCCCGCTGATCATCGCGTTCCTCACCCTGCAGAAGTACTGGCAGGGCGGGCTGGCCATCGGAAGCCTCAAATGA
- a CDS encoding carbohydrate ABC transporter permease, giving the protein MTVQLVKDAPQAVAPAPRRRRSRRGLIGWGFIAPFAIVFLAFLVAPLLYALYLSLFQSQLIGGTRFVLFGNYVKAFTDPSFLDGVWFVVRFSLVLIPLQMLVSLAVALMLDVVTTRFARFSRLMIFLPYAIPAVIGALMWGFLYSKSFGPLAEIFGTFGATGPDFLSRGLIFYGLLNIVIWQWAGYYMIILYAALQGIDPTLYEAARIDGANQWQIVLRIKIPLIAPALVLILVFALIGTLQFFNEPQILRYLAAGAISADFTPNMYAYQQAFALANYNYGSAISFALGAVVFLCVYLFMFITRKRGSFLS; this is encoded by the coding sequence ATGACCGTTCAACTGGTGAAGGACGCGCCCCAGGCCGTCGCACCCGCACCCCGACGCCGCAGATCCCGACGTGGTCTCATCGGATGGGGGTTCATCGCCCCGTTCGCCATCGTCTTCCTCGCCTTCCTGGTGGCGCCCCTCCTCTACGCCCTGTACCTGAGCCTCTTCCAGTCCCAGCTCATCGGCGGCACCCGCTTCGTCCTCTTCGGCAACTACGTCAAGGCCTTCACCGACCCGAGCTTCCTCGACGGCGTCTGGTTCGTGGTCCGGTTCTCGCTCGTCCTGATCCCGCTGCAGATGCTGGTGTCGCTGGCCGTCGCGCTCATGCTCGACGTGGTCACGACTCGCTTCGCGCGGTTCTCGCGGCTCATGATCTTCCTGCCCTACGCCATCCCCGCCGTCATCGGCGCGCTGATGTGGGGGTTCCTCTACAGCAAGAGCTTCGGCCCTCTCGCGGAGATCTTCGGAACTTTCGGAGCCACGGGCCCGGACTTCCTGAGTCGTGGCCTCATCTTCTACGGCCTGCTGAACATCGTCATCTGGCAGTGGGCGGGCTACTACATGATCATCCTGTACGCCGCGCTCCAGGGCATCGACCCGACGCTGTACGAGGCGGCCCGCATCGACGGCGCCAACCAGTGGCAGATCGTGCTGCGGATCAAGATCCCGCTCATCGCGCCCGCCCTGGTGCTCATCCTGGTGTTCGCGCTCATCGGCACCCTGCAGTTCTTCAACGAACCGCAGATCCTGCGGTACCTCGCCGCCGGAGCGATCAGCGCCGACTTCACGCCCAACATGTACGCGTACCAGCAGGCCTTCGCGCTGGCGAACTACAACTACGGGTCGGCGATCTCCTTCGCCCTCGGCGCCGTGGTCTTCCTCTGCGTCTACCTCTTCATGTTCATCACACGCAAGCGCGGGAGCTTCCTGTCATGA
- a CDS encoding ABC transporter substrate-binding protein, whose protein sequence is MKTKHVLAAATTLVLAGGLVACSGGGGGTASQGGGGGNDATNCTNTIPKADLPVVTMWAWYPNMETVIDNFNDQNDEVQVCWTNVGQGGDEYDKFQTAITAGTGAPDVIMVEADRIPTFQIQKGIVDIKDLGYEDVKGDYSEGAWKDVSVGDGVYGVPVDGGPMGMIYRADIFEQYGITPPTTWEEYEAAAQKMKDAGGPLFGDLGANVPAVMMALQYQNGATPFGYDSSKPEEIAIDLAGSESKEVLNYWAGLVEKGLVGTQDQFTPEYISGVIGGNYATYISAAWAPGYLTGAGVGEGEDADVWRTAPLPQWDSSNPISVNWGGSAFSVTSQAKDPALAAKVALGVYADEKSLEDGWQNQVIFPLNLTALNSDAFVDYEIPFFSGQQANKEVYVPAANDYTGMTYVPFGQYYYDAFTQQLASINEGSISGSDAADALQADIAAYATEQGFTVK, encoded by the coding sequence GTGAAGACGAAGCATGTCCTTGCTGCGGCCACCACGCTCGTGCTCGCCGGCGGGCTCGTCGCCTGCTCCGGCGGCGGAGGCGGTACTGCATCCCAGGGCGGTGGAGGCGGCAACGACGCCACCAACTGCACCAACACCATTCCGAAAGCCGACCTCCCCGTCGTCACCATGTGGGCCTGGTACCCCAACATGGAGACGGTCATCGACAACTTCAACGACCAGAACGACGAGGTTCAGGTCTGCTGGACGAACGTCGGCCAGGGCGGTGACGAGTACGACAAGTTCCAGACGGCGATCACCGCCGGCACCGGCGCACCCGACGTGATCATGGTGGAGGCCGACCGCATCCCGACCTTCCAGATCCAGAAGGGCATCGTCGACATCAAAGACCTCGGCTACGAGGACGTGAAGGGCGACTACAGCGAGGGAGCCTGGAAGGACGTCTCCGTCGGCGACGGCGTCTACGGCGTCCCCGTCGACGGCGGCCCCATGGGCATGATCTACCGCGCCGACATCTTCGAGCAGTACGGCATCACCCCGCCCACGACGTGGGAGGAGTACGAGGCCGCCGCCCAGAAGATGAAGGATGCCGGCGGACCGCTGTTCGGCGACCTCGGCGCGAACGTCCCGGCCGTCATGATGGCGCTGCAGTACCAGAACGGCGCCACGCCCTTCGGGTACGACTCCTCGAAGCCCGAGGAGATCGCGATCGACCTGGCCGGCAGCGAGTCGAAGGAGGTCCTGAACTACTGGGCCGGGCTCGTGGAGAAGGGCCTCGTGGGCACGCAGGACCAGTTCACGCCGGAGTACATCTCGGGGGTCATCGGCGGCAACTACGCCACCTACATCTCCGCCGCGTGGGCGCCCGGATACCTGACCGGTGCCGGCGTGGGCGAGGGCGAGGACGCCGATGTCTGGCGCACCGCTCCGCTGCCCCAGTGGGACTCCTCGAACCCGATCTCCGTGAACTGGGGAGGGTCGGCGTTCTCGGTGACGAGCCAGGCCAAGGATCCCGCGCTGGCGGCGAAGGTCGCCCTCGGCGTCTACGCGGACGAGAAGTCGCTCGAGGACGGCTGGCAGAACCAGGTCATCTTCCCGCTCAACCTCACCGCGCTGAACTCGGACGCCTTCGTGGACTACGAGATCCCGTTCTTCAGCGGGCAGCAGGCCAACAAGGAGGTGTACGTGCCGGCGGCGAACGACTACACCGGCATGACGTACGTGCCGTTCGGGCAGTACTACTACGACGCCTTCACGCAGCAGCTCGCCTCCATCAACGAGGGCTCGATCTCCGGCTCCGACGCCGCCGACGCTCTGCAGGCCGACATCGCCGCCTACGCCACGGAGCAGGGCTTCACCGTCAAGTGA
- a CDS encoding 3-hydroxyacyl-CoA dehydrogenase family protein translates to MIESIAVVGSGYMGGGIAQVLALAGRRVSLADVSPEVAAAGRERIIAEAADHAARGLFPPDARDRVAAGVTAAASIEDAVAEAQFVEEAVPEVPEIKSGTLARIDAACPADAIIGSNTSTISIGVLADALERPDRFLGVHFSNPATFVPGVEVIAHAGTADGVVERVIALLAEAGKVGVPIKDVTGFALNRLQYALFSEAARLVEEGVATAEAVDLITRTTFGFRLPFFGPFAIADIAGLDVYEFCYRSLSETYPERFAEPEVLAAHVERGELGLKTGRGFLATSPETAPEVARYRDDAYAALSRLLADLPAPPIRY, encoded by the coding sequence ATGATCGAGTCCATCGCCGTCGTCGGATCCGGCTACATGGGGGGCGGCATCGCCCAGGTGCTCGCTCTGGCGGGCCGGAGGGTGTCGCTGGCCGATGTGAGCCCCGAGGTCGCCGCGGCGGGCCGGGAGCGCATCATCGCGGAGGCTGCGGACCACGCCGCCCGCGGGCTGTTCCCGCCGGACGCACGCGACCGCGTCGCCGCGGGCGTCACGGCCGCCGCGTCGATCGAGGACGCCGTCGCGGAGGCCCAGTTCGTCGAAGAGGCCGTGCCGGAGGTTCCGGAGATCAAGTCCGGCACCCTTGCGCGCATCGACGCCGCCTGCCCCGCAGACGCCATCATCGGCAGCAACACGTCGACCATCTCGATCGGCGTTCTGGCGGACGCGCTGGAGCGCCCCGACCGCTTCCTGGGGGTGCACTTCAGCAACCCGGCCACCTTCGTGCCCGGGGTCGAGGTCATCGCGCACGCCGGCACCGCCGACGGTGTCGTCGAGCGCGTCATCGCGCTCCTCGCCGAGGCGGGCAAGGTCGGGGTGCCGATCAAGGACGTGACCGGCTTCGCGCTCAACCGCCTGCAGTACGCCCTGTTCAGCGAGGCGGCCCGCCTCGTGGAGGAGGGTGTCGCGACGGCCGAGGCGGTCGATCTCATCACCCGCACGACCTTCGGCTTCCGGCTGCCGTTCTTCGGGCCCTTCGCCATCGCCGACATCGCCGGCCTCGACGTGTACGAGTTCTGCTACCGGTCGCTGTCGGAGACCTATCCCGAGCGCTTCGCCGAGCCGGAGGTGCTCGCCGCGCACGTGGAGCGGGGTGAACTGGGCCTGAAGACGGGACGCGGGTTCCTGGCCACGTCGCCCGAGACCGCCCCGGAGGTCGCGCGCTACCGCGACGACGCCTACGCCGCACTGTCGCGCCTCCTCGCCGATCTGCCGGCCCCGCCCATCCGGTACTGA
- a CDS encoding ribose-5-phosphate isomerase encodes MGWRIVVGADDAGQAYKDVLRDLLAADPRVDRVEDIGVAEGGSTAYPSIAVEAAERVAAGTADRAVLVCGTGLGMAIAAIKVRGIRAVTAHDSYSVERSILSNDAHVLALGARVIGLELAKRLVAEWLEYRFDPASPSAAKVDLIEKHEETA; translated from the coding sequence ATGGGCTGGCGCATCGTCGTCGGGGCGGATGACGCCGGGCAGGCGTACAAGGACGTTCTGCGCGACCTGCTGGCCGCCGACCCGAGAGTCGACCGCGTCGAGGACATCGGCGTGGCGGAGGGCGGGTCCACGGCCTACCCGAGCATCGCCGTCGAGGCCGCGGAGCGCGTGGCCGCGGGGACGGCCGATCGCGCCGTGCTGGTCTGCGGCACGGGACTGGGCATGGCGATCGCCGCCATCAAGGTCCGCGGCATCCGCGCCGTGACGGCTCACGACAGCTACTCGGTCGAGCGCAGCATCCTGAGCAACGACGCCCACGTCCTCGCGCTCGGCGCCCGCGTCATCGGCCTCGAGCTGGCGAAGCGCCTCGTCGCGGAGTGGCTGGAATACCGCTTCGACCCCGCGTCGCCGTCGGCGGCGAAGGTCGATCTGATCGAGAAGCACGAGGAGACAGCATGA
- the dhaL gene encoding dihydroxyacetone kinase subunit DhaL has protein sequence MTRILSEPETFARDALAGFVTAHADVVRAVDGGVVRRHRSAPGRVAVLIGGGSGHFPAFAGYVGEGMAAGAVCGNIFSSPSTGQAMRVAHAADAGGGILFAYGNYAGDVMHFGEAERRLRDEGVDARTVLLTDDVASAPRDARDQRRGIAGIVFAFHIAGAAADRGDDLDSVERLVRLTNERTVTFGVAFSGCTLPGADASLFEVPAGMMSLGLGIHGEPGIEDVPLQTAPDLAATLLQPLLAERPADANRVALIVNGLGSVKYEELFVLFGEVSGLLDAQGITVVQPLCGELVTSLDMGGASVSLLWLDDELEELWAAAAAAPAFHRGAVAPRTGDAEQIDDEPAVEGSSGIPSSSESVPAGSVAAAETAIHLLRVAHDVVGAHEAELGALDAIAGDGDHGVGMVRGLDAAVTAAERSGAAAGLSAALTAAGEGWAERAGGASGALWGAALAQLGTSLGDHDQYPPALVADAVDAAVERIRALGGAEAGDKTMLDAMAPFAASLRQGIAAGEPVAGALRAAAATATGAAEATAALVPRRGRARPLAERSVGHADPGATSFAMIVDAVAARVEKGS, from the coding sequence GTGACGCGCATCCTGTCCGAGCCCGAGACCTTCGCCCGCGACGCGCTGGCGGGCTTCGTGACCGCGCACGCCGACGTCGTGCGTGCGGTCGACGGCGGTGTCGTCCGTCGCCACAGGTCCGCTCCTGGGCGCGTCGCGGTGCTGATCGGCGGCGGATCCGGTCACTTCCCCGCCTTCGCGGGCTACGTGGGGGAGGGCATGGCGGCCGGCGCGGTCTGCGGCAACATCTTCTCCTCGCCGTCCACCGGCCAGGCGATGCGCGTCGCGCATGCGGCCGACGCCGGGGGCGGCATCCTCTTCGCCTACGGCAACTACGCCGGCGACGTGATGCACTTCGGCGAGGCGGAGCGCCGTCTGCGCGATGAGGGCGTCGACGCCCGCACCGTGCTGCTGACCGATGATGTCGCCAGCGCGCCCCGGGATGCGCGCGATCAGCGCCGGGGCATCGCCGGCATCGTGTTCGCGTTCCACATCGCGGGTGCCGCCGCCGACCGCGGCGACGATCTCGACTCGGTCGAGCGGCTGGTGCGCCTCACCAACGAGCGCACCGTGACCTTCGGCGTCGCGTTCTCGGGCTGCACGCTGCCCGGCGCCGATGCGTCGCTCTTCGAGGTGCCCGCGGGGATGATGTCGCTCGGACTGGGGATCCACGGCGAGCCCGGCATCGAGGACGTCCCGCTGCAGACCGCGCCGGACCTCGCCGCGACCCTGCTGCAGCCGCTCCTCGCGGAGCGGCCCGCAGACGCAAACCGCGTCGCCCTCATCGTCAACGGCCTCGGCTCGGTCAAGTACGAGGAGCTGTTCGTGCTGTTCGGAGAGGTGTCGGGCCTGCTCGACGCGCAGGGGATCACCGTGGTGCAGCCGCTCTGCGGCGAACTGGTGACGAGCCTCGACATGGGCGGCGCGTCCGTCAGCCTGCTGTGGCTCGACGACGAGCTCGAGGAGCTCTGGGCCGCGGCGGCGGCAGCGCCCGCCTTCCACCGGGGCGCGGTCGCACCTCGCACGGGCGACGCCGAGCAGATCGACGACGAGCCTGCCGTCGAGGGCTCCTCCGGCATCCCGTCGTCCTCCGAGTCCGTCCCGGCGGGTTCGGTCGCCGCCGCGGAGACGGCCATCCACCTCCTGCGGGTCGCGCACGACGTCGTCGGCGCCCACGAGGCCGAGCTCGGCGCACTCGACGCGATCGCGGGCGACGGCGACCACGGCGTGGGGATGGTGCGCGGATTGGATGCAGCGGTGACGGCCGCCGAGCGGAGCGGCGCCGCCGCGGGGCTGTCCGCGGCGCTCACCGCGGCGGGGGAAGGCTGGGCCGAGCGCGCCGGAGGCGCCTCGGGAGCGCTGTGGGGCGCCGCTCTCGCACAGCTCGGCACCTCGCTGGGCGACCACGATCAATACCCGCCCGCGCTCGTCGCGGACGCGGTCGACGCGGCAGTGGAGCGCATCCGCGCGCTCGGCGGCGCCGAAGCCGGAGACAAGACCATGCTCGACGCCATGGCGCCGTTCGCGGCATCGCTCCGGCAGGGGATCGCGGCGGGCGAGCCCGTCGCCGGCGCTCTGCGCGCGGCGGCCGCAACGGCGACGGGGGCGGCCGAGGCGACGGCCGCACTCGTGCCGCGCCGCGGACGGGCGCGACCGCTCGCCGAGCGCAGCGTCGGCCACGCCGACCCCGGCGCGACGTCCTTCGCCATGATCGTCGATGCCGTGGCGGCGCGCGTCGAGAAGGGGAGCTGA